The proteins below are encoded in one region of Thermoflexus hugenholtzii JAD2:
- the ssnA gene encoding putative aminohydrolase SsnA, with protein sequence MAWLIAHGIVCTMEDPPRVIEDGAVAVEGDRIAMVGPTAEVRARYPEAEVLDARGQLVLPGSICAHTHFYGAFARGMPLHDEPPTNFPHILRRLWWRLDRALDEKAVRLSTLVCLIDAIRHGTTTLIDHHASPSCIDGSLDIIAEAVLEAGLRACLCYEVTDRNGPEGARAGIRENTRFIRQVQRWRATGDPRGDLLAASFGLHASFTVGPETMAQAVAEAQALGVGFHIHVAEDAADEGHSLTIYGVRTVERLAREGVLGPQTLCAHCVHVDTREIDLLARTRSKVSHQPRSNMNNAVGVAPVGAMRAAGVTVGLGNDGFSNNMFAEMKAAYLVHKVHARDPRAMGAEEVLAMAYRENARIAALFWPHPLGVIAPGAYADLILLDYRPYTPLTAANLPWHLIFGIDGSHVTTTICGGRILMKDRQLLTLDEERIAAEARAHAPIIWERFRAIAEAERG encoded by the coding sequence ATGGCGTGGCTGATTGCGCATGGCATCGTGTGCACGATGGAGGATCCGCCCCGGGTGATCGAGGACGGAGCGGTGGCGGTGGAGGGGGATCGGATCGCGATGGTAGGGCCCACGGCGGAGGTGCGGGCGCGCTACCCCGAGGCGGAGGTCCTGGACGCGAGGGGTCAGTTGGTCCTCCCGGGCAGCATCTGCGCCCACACGCATTTTTACGGGGCCTTCGCCCGGGGCATGCCCCTGCACGACGAGCCCCCGACCAACTTCCCCCATATCCTGCGCCGCCTGTGGTGGCGATTGGACCGCGCGCTGGATGAGAAGGCCGTGCGCCTCTCGACCCTGGTCTGCCTGATCGACGCCATCCGCCACGGCACGACCACCCTGATCGATCATCACGCCAGCCCCTCGTGCATCGATGGCTCCTTGGATATCATCGCCGAGGCCGTGTTGGAAGCCGGCCTGCGGGCCTGCCTGTGCTATGAGGTCACCGATCGCAACGGCCCGGAAGGGGCGCGGGCCGGGATCCGGGAGAACACGCGGTTCATCCGCCAGGTCCAGAGATGGCGGGCGACGGGGGATCCCCGGGGAGACTTGCTGGCGGCCTCCTTCGGACTCCACGCCTCCTTCACCGTGGGCCCGGAGACCATGGCGCAGGCCGTGGCCGAGGCCCAGGCCCTGGGGGTCGGCTTCCACATCCACGTGGCGGAGGACGCGGCCGACGAGGGCCACAGCCTGACGATCTATGGGGTCCGCACGGTGGAGCGGCTGGCGCGGGAGGGAGTGCTGGGCCCCCAAACCCTGTGCGCGCACTGCGTGCACGTCGACACAAGGGAGATCGACCTTCTGGCCCGCACCCGGAGCAAGGTGAGCCATCAGCCCCGTTCGAACATGAACAACGCCGTCGGAGTGGCGCCGGTGGGCGCGATGCGGGCCGCCGGGGTGACGGTCGGGCTGGGCAACGACGGGTTCTCCAACAACATGTTCGCGGAGATGAAGGCCGCCTACCTGGTGCACAAGGTCCACGCCCGGGACCCGCGGGCGATGGGGGCGGAGGAGGTGCTGGCCATGGCCTATCGGGAGAACGCTCGCATCGCCGCCCTCTTCTGGCCGCATCCTTTGGGGGTCATCGCCCCCGGCGCCTACGCGGACCTCATCCTCTTGGATTACCGGCCTTACACGCCGCTGACGGCGGCGAACCTCCCCTGGCATCTGATCTTCGGGATCGACGGCTCCCATGTCACCACGACGATCTGCGGAGGGCGGATCCTGATGAAGGATCGGCAGCTGCTCACCCTCGACGAGGAGCGGATCGCCGCCGAGGCCCGGGCGCATGCGCCCATCATCTGGGAACGCTTCCGCGCCATCGCGGAGGCCGAGCGGGGCTGA
- the thrB gene encoding homoserine kinase: MRIRVRVPATIANLGPGFDAMGLAIRLYNEIEAEPAPALEVVLEGEGADVLPRDVTNRVVRSAAALFEQAGMTLPPMRLRCRNRIPLMSGLGSSAAAVVGGLALAAAWLGRRGWREELLELATALEGHPDNVAPALLGGLTLVTQDEEGLIAVRVLTPPMRVALALPAVQISTEMARRLLPTQFPLSDVVAQIGHVALLVHAFREGDWELLRRAMQDRVHEPYRARLIPGYAQAVRAARAAGAAAVCISGSGPALAAFAPEGHEAIAAAMAAAFEEAGFPARTWVVDVEPQGVQVEVEPDPNPR, encoded by the coding sequence ATGCGGATCCGGGTGCGGGTGCCCGCGACGATCGCCAACCTGGGCCCGGGGTTCGACGCGATGGGGCTGGCCATCCGCCTGTATAACGAGATCGAGGCGGAGCCGGCCCCGGCGCTGGAGGTCGTCCTGGAAGGGGAAGGGGCGGACGTCCTCCCCCGGGATGTCACGAACCGGGTGGTGCGCAGCGCGGCGGCGCTGTTCGAGCAAGCGGGGATGACCCTGCCCCCCATGCGGCTGCGCTGTCGCAACCGGATCCCCCTGATGTCCGGTTTGGGCTCCAGCGCGGCCGCCGTGGTGGGCGGGCTGGCCCTGGCCGCGGCCTGGCTGGGTCGGAGGGGATGGCGGGAGGAACTGCTGGAGCTGGCCACGGCCTTGGAGGGCCATCCGGACAACGTGGCGCCGGCTCTGCTCGGAGGCCTGACGCTGGTGACCCAGGATGAGGAGGGACTGATCGCCGTTCGGGTGCTGACCCCTCCGATGCGGGTGGCCCTGGCCCTCCCGGCGGTCCAGATCTCCACCGAGATGGCCCGCCGTCTGCTTCCCACTCAATTTCCCCTGTCGGATGTGGTGGCGCAGATCGGGCATGTCGCGCTGCTGGTGCACGCGTTCCGGGAGGGGGACTGGGAGTTGCTGAGGCGGGCGATGCAGGATCGGGTGCACGAACCCTATCGGGCGCGTCTGATCCCGGGCTACGCGCAGGCGGTTCGGGCGGCGCGGGCGGCCGGGGCCGCGGCGGTGTGCATCAGCGGATCCGGCCCGGCGCTGGCGGCCTTCGCCCCCGAGGGCCATGAGGCCATCGCGGCCGCCATGGCCGCCGCCTTTGAGGAGGCGGGCTTCCCGGCCCGCACCTGGGTGGTCGACGTGGAGCCCCAGGGGGTGCAGGTGGAGGTGGAGCCGGATCCGAACCCCCGGTGA